Genomic DNA from Enoplosus armatus isolate fEnoArm2 chromosome 7, fEnoArm2.hap1, whole genome shotgun sequence:
CAAGCCAGCATGAGAGaaaaagtccttaaagtgctcgGCAAATGGAAATTTCAACATGCACATTTCCTTGGAAGGCATCTCTTCCTCTGACAGTTGTGTGGTAGACTGTGTCATGCTAGCAGCGGCTAAcgtagcctggagcctccagcctgcagcagagatgagcagcagctacagatctctggtcagctcacttctttaactccacaccaacagataGCTTGCAGTTTCACACTTGTAGTCTTCAACTGATGCCgttgaggacatttatcagacgtCAGCTCCCTCTGAGAAACTTTAGGCTTTATACTACTTTAAAACATATACAGCAGAactccccaacacctggaaacacctggaaacaggTGGTACGGGATTTAAAGTGGTTAAAAAACCCTTAAAATGTACCAAATGTCAAAGTTATTCATAAATGtataccttttttaaaaaaaaggcttttttaaaatttattttcatttttcaattaagGTGAAAATTCAGGGATGGTTTTAATGCCAATCTTCATTCATAAAACCCTTAAAAAAGTTAATTGGATGGTGGCTAGTTTGTTACAAACAAGATCCAACATGTAAATCAGAAAAGAAGTTGTTGTAAAGtggattattttctcttttaatggAATTACGCTAGCAGTTTCCatatgcttccagtctttatgctaagctaggtttAACACGTCCTGGACCTATGTCTGTACTGgtcacacagagatgaaacatcAGACTCTGGAGATGATTCCCGAAATCTTGGACTGTTTCTTTAAATTATATGTACAGTTGGTCCAGCTGCATGCTTCCACTGCTGCTCCATCAGCAGCTAGGTGTTTCTATGCTAACGGATGTTGTATCCAGTGAGTctgacagagatgaaaacagagTTAAAGGCCGGCTTGTGCTTTTGGAAATCATCGAAGCCTTTTGGAGTTTCCTGATGCTTAAGAGCGTCTGCTGACTTCCACTGCAGTCCGTCAGCTCATCGGACCACCTGCTGTCGGCAGGagagcagctgctggaaacacagagtactgagtgtgtttacatggagGATAAAGACAGTTAGCCTGTACGTGGGCGTTCCTCTAATGGCAGCAGGAAGCAGAGCCGACTCTGAGCAGAAAGCATCCTGTTGTTTACAGTCACAACCACCAAGAAGAGAATCATAATGGAAAAGTCACTGGTCTTGTTAGATAAAGGAATACTTCACTGGTTTTTGGCCTGTAGCTGTTTAATGGTTGCATTTTTGATCAATAACCACGTGAGGACTGTGGGAgagttacagtgtgtttgttgccAAGGTGActattttagcatgctaacatataaTGGGAGGTGGGCTTGCCCGAGAGACATAGCCTAATAGTGTtgagttatatatatatgtgttgcCATATAGACTCTTCAAAAGTAGAGTTTGGAAGGTGGAGACTTATTTTAGTCTGGCTAATTTAAGTTGTTAACGTTAGCATGTCTTACTAACTAGCTAAATAATGGAGTTAGCATATCATTAGCTAACTCCATTATTTTGTTACAGGTTAGGCTAGAAAAAGCCTTTTTCAGGGTTTGGGCATTTGGGTATTTTCCAATTTATGGAATAATTCTCCTGGGTATTGAGGAACTGCAGAAACCAATCAGAGCTGGACTGTAATcagaaaaagtacatttttgtttatgtataatgtatttttctttgtgtactTTTTAGTCTTCTAATTTTTGCTTCTACATTCAGGCTTCACTCAAGGCTCACGATAGAATCAGTGGAGTATTCCTTCATTATAGTGTTAGTTTGATGGTTAATGGTGGCATCagttagttgtgtgtgtgtgttttttcagtattttgggGCCACAAACACAATCCAGTTCAGGGCCAGGAGGAGCCTGAGGCCCTGgtataaataaagtttccaTTCTTTTATATCCATTATAATTTTGATCCTCTGGGCTTCAGTGTTcagacagacggaggaggagagccaccaaagaagaagaagagggaggaggagtctCAATGGGAGTCGAGTTCATCAGCAGACTTCCGGTcccccctcctgcctcctctgctgtttccacATCTCTACAGCGAGTCTGTCATCGCCGCTCGCTCTACATGATGCTGCACTTCCCCTTCAGCTTGTCGGCTCGTTTCTGTTTTCCCGATCGCTTGCCATCGATGCTCAGGCTCAtgtccctcttcttctccagggCCAGCAGCTCCTGGAACAGTTCCTTCACATTGGAGTTCGTCTTGGCCGACGTCTCCATGAAGGCACACTTCCAGGCGGCGGCCTGAGCCTCGCCCTCCTTTGTGTCCAACTCACGCTGGGCCGTCTCGTCACTTTTGTTGCCCACAAGCATGATGGGAATGGACTCCACGGTGCCTTTGATGGCCAGAACCTGGAGGGACACGGGATCAAGTCAGTCAGGACTGTACGTCTGTGACGGCCTCTACAAGTTATCTGCTTTTAGAAAGTGAAATTCAAAACAACAGAATACAGCTTACAGCTTTCAAACCTTACATGTGGTAGAAATGCTCAAGTCCTCTGGATGAATTCAGACTCAAATTTATAGTTTTCACTTTGTAGCCAATAAATCTGCTTTGAGCTTTTCCACATTCTGTTTGTAGATAAATGCATAAGAGAAAATACTGTAGTTGCatataaatgtactttttataaattataaaatcaCATTGATCAAAGTACATCCCTTTGTTTTACTGCTTATTATCTGCAActgataaatatattttcagtattttaataaCCTCAAAGCTCATCTGTAAAACCAGACCAACTTATTGTAGCTCACATTTAGAGCTGATGAACCTCTTGACAACTCTCAGTTTCACTTTGGCTactgagctaagctaacgtcACATGAGCTAACATCACTTAAGCTAACGTTACGCAGATTGACAGGACAAGCTGCTGAAAGGGGAAAGTTTCACGGTCCAATATGCACAATCCACATATTTAATGACTGAGGCTGCTGTTAGGTTGTCATCTAGAAACCAAATTAAAGACCTGTTGGTATATGGGTTTGAGCTCCTCCAGTGACTGCCGGCTGGTGATGGAGTAGACCAGGATGAAGGCGTGGCCCTTGGAGATGGAAAGGCGCTGCATGGCGGGAAACTGGTGACTTCCTGTTGTGTCTGTGATCTGCAGCGTGCAGACGCTCTTATCACAGCTGATCACCTGCAGAGACACCGCAGGGAGAACAGGTACTGATCAATTCAATAAGTCAGTTATTACCGGTGAAAGAGTTTCAATGACACAACAGGGTTTCATTTTgggtcatggggggggggggggggttgtgtccTACCTGTCTGTATGTGTCCTCTA
This window encodes:
- the diras1a gene encoding GTP-binding protein Di-Ras1a; amino-acid sequence: MPEQSNDYRVVVFGAGGVGKSSLVLRFVKGTFRDTYIPTVEDTYRQVISCDKSVCTLQITDTTGSHQFPAMQRLSISKGHAFILVYSITSRQSLEELKPIYQQVLAIKGTVESIPIMLVGNKSDETAQRELDTKEGEAQAAAWKCAFMETSAKTNSNVKELFQELLALEKKRDMSLSIDGKRSGKQKRADKLKGKCSIM